The genomic stretch AGGTCGGAGTGCCAGAACTTGCCGGCATCGCCCAGGCCGACGTTTTGGCCGTTCTCGACGATGTTGGAGACGATGAGGATTTCCGGGTGGCCGGCCAAAAGGAACTGCTTGAGCACATGGATCTGCAGCACGCCGAAGCGGCGGCTGAAGTCGATCTGCTGCTGCGGGGTGATGCGCTGGTCGCGGAACACCACCACGTGGTGATCGAGGTGGGCGCGGTGGATGCGGGCGAAGTCTTGGTCGTTGACCGGACGGGCCAGGTCCAGGCCGATGATTTCGGCGCCGACGGCGCCCTCGAACGGGCGGACTTCAAAGGTTTGCGGCGCGATGCCGGGTGAGGCGGTGGCGGCGGACATGGATCACTCCCACATACGGCACGCTCAAGGGCGCGCGCGTCGATCAAGAAACTCACGCTGGATTGCGTGTTCGTTCGTGTCGTGCGGCGCGCCGATTGGTCGGCAGGTACGCAGGAGGCTGACTTTATAGCTATAAGAAGCGAACTTTAAATACCGTTAGCGAATAACGATATGGCGATAGCTAAGGAATGGACTGGACGGTGAGTGAGCGTTCGTGTCACTTGCCGACAGGGATGTGGTGTTCGAACTGACGCCATCGCTGGCAAGCCAGCTCCCACAGATTCCGCGGTGAACACACCAGCGCGTGTCCACCCTAGATCCCAGTGGGAGCTGGCTTGCCAGCGATGAGGCCCGAAAGATCTAGCGCTCGTGCAAGGCCTCGGCCCGCGCGCGGATGATCGGCTTGAGCAGGTAGCTCAGCACGGTCTTCTTGCCGGTGATGATGTCCACCGACGCCACCATCCCCGGAATGATCAGCAACGGCTTCTCGTCGGTGCCCAGGTGGCTGCGCTCGGTGCGCAGCTTGATCACGTAGTAGGTGGTTTTCTTGTCTTCGTCGGTGATGGTGTCCGCGCCGATCTGCTCCAGCTTGGCCTTCAGGCCGCCGTAGATGGTGTAGTCGTAGGCGGTGAACTTCACCGTCGCGTCCTGGCCCGGATGCAGGAAGGCGATGTCCTGCGGACGGATCTTGGCTTCGACCAGCAGGGTGTCGTCCAGCGGCACGATCTCCACCAGGTCGCTGCCCGGCTGGATCACGCCGCCGATGGTGTTGACCAGCATCTTGTTGACGATGCCGCGCACCGGCGAGGTGACCAGCGTCCGGCTCACCCGGTCCTCCAGCGCCTTGCCGGTGGCCTGGGCCTTGTTCAGGTCGGTGCGCGCCTCGTTGAGCTGGGTCAGCGCCTCGCTGCGGAACTTGCCGCGGGTCTCGTCGATCTTGCGCTGCACTTCCTTGATCGCCGATTCGGCCCGCGGAATCGCCAGCGTGGTGGCGTCGAGCTGACCGCGGGTCTCCACTTCGGCGCGCTTGAGCCGCAGCACCTCGACTGGCGACACCGCGCCCTGGGCCACCAGCGGCTCGGACATGTTGATTTCCTGGCGTTGCAGGCCCAACTGCTGCCGGTACTGCGCCTGCTTGGAGGTGAACTCGCGCAGCTCTTGCTGGCGCTGGATCAGTTGCTCCTGCAACCCACCGATTTCGTCATGCAGTTGCTGACGGCGGCTCAGGTACAGCGACTCTTCGCTTTTCGCCTGCCCCGGCACGGCCTTGAGCACGTCCTCGGGGAAGTTCAGCGGGCGGTCCTCGACCTCCGCGCTCAGGCGCTCGACCCGCAGCAGCATCGACAGCCGGTCGGCCTCGGTCTCGCCGACGTTGGAGGCGAACCGCGTGTCGTCCAGGCGGATCAGCGGCGCGCCGGCCTCGACGATCTGGCCTTCCTTGACGAACAGCTCGGAGACGATCCCGCCCTCGAGGTTCTGGATCTTCTGGATCTTCGACGACGGAATCGCCTTGCCGTCGCCCTTGGTCACTTCGTCGATGACCGCGAAGTTGGCCCACAGCAGCAGGAACAGGAAGAAACCGATGATCGCCCAGATCGTCAGGCGCACCACCCTCGGCGCGTCCTCGATGAGCGCTTTGTTGACCTCCGGCAGCGGCTGGCCCTGCAACGACGCGGAGCCTTTGAAGTAGCGGCGGATCGATTCCTTGACACCCGACTTAAGCAACACTGATCTGCCCCTTCTTCAACGCTTCCATCACCGCGGCCTTCGGGCCGTCGGCGAGAATCTGGCCACGGTCGACCACCAGCAGGCGATCCACCAGCGACAGCAGCGACGCCCGGTGCGTCACCAGCACCACGGTCTTGTTTTCGATCACCGCCGCCAGGCGTTGCTTGAGGCGCTCTTCGCCGGTGTTGTCCATGGCGCTGGTGGGCTCGTCGAGCAGCAGGATCGGCGGGTTGAGCAGCAGCGCCCGGGCCAGGGCCACGTTCTGGCGCTGGCCGCCGGACAGGTTCTGCCCGCGCTCGCCGACCTGCAGTTCGTAGCCTTTGGGGTGCAGCCTTGCGAACTCATGGACGCCGGCCAGCTCGGCCGCTTGCAGCACCAGCTCGTCCTCGACGTAGCGGGCGCCGGAAATCAGGTTGTCGCGCAGGGTGCCGGCCAGCAGCTGGATGTCCTGGGGCACGTAGCCGATGTTGTAGCGCAGCTCGCTGACGTCGATCTGGCGGATGTCCACGCCGTCCACCAGCAGGGCGCCGTCGTCCGGCTGGTACAGGCCCACCAGCAGCTTGGCCAGCGAGCTCTTGCCCGAACCGCTGCGGCCGATGATGCCGATCTTCTCGCCGGGGCGGATCACCAGGTTGATGCCCTTGAGCGCCGGGTTCTGCTGCTCCGGGTAGGTGAAGTTGAGCTGACGGCACTCGATGGCGCCCTGCAGCACCTTGCGGCTCAGCGGACGCTCTTCGAAATTGCGCTCCTGGGGCAGCTCCATCATCTGGTCGACCGAAGTCATGGTCACCCGCGCCTGCTGGTAGCGGGTCAGCAGGCCCGACAGCGACGCCAGCGGGCTGAGCGCCCGGCCGCTGAGCATGTAGCAGGCGATCAGGCCGCCCATGCTCAGGTTGCCGGCGATGATCTGGTACACGCCGAAGACGATCATGACCACGCCCGCCAGTTGCTGGATCAGCAGGGTGATGTTCATCGCCAGGCCCGAGAGCATCTTCACCCGCAGCTCGAGGCGGCTGAGGGTGCCGATGGTCTGCTCCCACTGGTACTGGCGCTCGCTCTCGGCGTTGTTGACCTTCACCGCGTCGAGGCCGGCGAGGGTCTCGATCAGGCTCGACTGGCGCTCGGCGCCCAGCGCCATGGTGCGCTCCATGGTCGCCACCAGCGGCTTCTGCAAGGCGTAGCCGATGGCCAGGGCGATCGGGAAGGCCAGCACCGGAATCCACACCAGGTGCCCGCCGAGGATGGCGATCACGATGAAGATCAGGATCGTGAACGGCAGGTCGATCACGCTGGTCAGGGTCAGCGAGGCGAGGAAGTCGCGCAGGCTCTGGAACTCATGGATGTTCTGGGCGAAGCTGCCGACCCGCGCCGGCCGGTACTTCATGGCCATGCCGACGATCCGCTCGAACAGCGTCGCGGAGATGATCAGGTCGGTTTTCTTGCCGGCCAGGTCCAGGCACAGGCTGCGCAGGCTCTTGAGGATCAGGTCGAAGAGGTAGGCCCCGGTGATGCCCAGCGCGAGCACCCACAGGGTCGCCTCGGCCTGGTTCGGCACCACGCGGTCGTAGACGTTCATCACGAACAGCGGCGCGGCCATCGCGATGATGTTGATCAGCAGGCTGGCGGCGATGGCGTCGGCGTAGAGCCAGCGCGAGCGCTTGAGGGTGTCGCGGAACCACGAGCGCGCCCGGGGGATCAGCGTGCCGTGGTTGACGTCGAACTTGTGCTGGGGCTGGGCGAAGAAGACCTTGCCGGTGTAGTCGTCGGCCAGCAGGTCGCGGCCCACCAGGGATTCGCCGCCGTCGCTTTCGCTGAGCAGCACCCGGGCCTGGCCGTCGCCTTGCCAGCCGAGCAGGACGGCGCTGCGGCCGTCCTTGAGCAGCAGCAGCGCCGGCATGGCGATGGCCGGGATTTCTTCCAGCTTGCGTTGCAGCACCCGCCCCTGCAGGCCGGCACGGGCCGCCGCACGGGGCAGCAGCTCGACGCTCAGGCGTTGCTTGGGCAGCGGCAGGCCGGTGGTGAGCATCGCCGCGCTGGCGGGCTTCTGGTGCAGCACGCACAGGGCGAGCAGACCGTCCAGCAGCGGGTCGTCGTGCATCGCGCGTGGATCATGGCTGAGTTGAACTCGACTGACTTCTGATTCCACGCTCGACACTCTTTAACGATTGAAAGGGGACAACTCAATTCATCCCGGGCAGTTGAACCTTGGGCTTCACGTCGTTCTGCACGACGGACGCCATCGGTGCGACCACTCCCTGGCTCTTGAGCAACTCGCCCATGGTCGCCTTGATTCGGTATTGAGTAAATAACTGAATGTTCTTGATCTCGGCCAGACGGCGCGAAGCGGTGAACAATTCGTTCTCGCTGTCGAGCAGATCCAGCAGGGTCCGCTCGCCGAGGCTGAACTGGCGCTGGTAGGCGGTGCGCACGGCGGTGCTGTGATCGACGTACTGCTGGGCGATCGGCACCTGGGCGTTGGCGTTGTTCAGGGCGTTCCAGGCCAGGCCCAGTTCTTCGTTCAACTGGCGCAGGGCGTTGTTGCGGATGTCCAGCGCCTGGTTCGACAGGTAGGCCTTGGATTCCAGGTCGGCCTTGTTGCTGCCGCCCGAATAGAGGTTGAAGCGCATGCGCAGCATGGCCTGCCATTCGTTGTTGTGGCCGTTCTGGCCGTCGAGGTCGTTGTCGGCGGTGCGGCCCAGTTCGGCGTCGAAGCGCGGGTAGAAGGTCGACTTGGCGGTTTCGTATTGCTTCTCGGCCGCGGCGATGTCGGACTCGGCCGACCGCAGGATCGGGCTGTTCTCCAGCATCTGCGCGCGGGCTTCGTTGAGGTTGGCCGGCAGCATCGCCATGAACGGCGCCGGGCGCTCCAGCTGGTCGGGCATCTGGCCGACGGCGCTGAGGTAGTTGGTCTCGGCGTCGGCGAGGTTGGTCTGCTCGGTGATCAGGTTGTTGCGCGCCTGGGCCATCCGCGCTTCGGCCTGGTCGAGGTCGGCGCCGCTGCCGACGCCGCGCTGGGTGCGCAGCTGGATCTGGTCGTAGATGCGCTGGTGGCTCTTGAGGTTTTCCTCGGCCAGGCGCACGAACTCGCGGCGGGTCAGCACGTCCAGGTACACCTGGGCCACGGTCAGCGCGGTGCGCTCGGAGGTGCCGAGCAAGGCATAGGCGCGGGAGTTGACGGTGGCTTGTTGACGCCCGACTTCGCTGGACGTCGCAAAACCGTCGAAGACCATCTGCGAAAGACGCAAACTTGACTCGCCGCGGTTCAGGGTCTCCCAGTGGTTGCCGCCGCCGTTGGCACGGGTGGTGACGCTGTCGGTGCCCTCGCGGCCGTAACCGCCGAGCAGATCGACCTTGGGCAGGTATCCACCTTTTGCCGCCTTTAATTGATAATCCGCAGCCAATCGACCATTGACCCCTGCCTGGATCTCCGGATGGACATCCAGCGCCTGCTGCATGGCTTGCGGCAGGGTTTGCGCTTGTGCGAAAGAGGCGGCGAGAGCGAAGGGTAAAGCCTTGAACAGGTGCGAACGCATGGTGAATGTTTCCCAGGACTTCTTGTCTTGAATCACAGCAAAACGGGGTGCTGCGTCGGAAGATGGCAACCGTGATGACCGTATGTCGGAAAGTTGAAAACCGGAACTGGGTCACACGCTGACGGACGGGTCGCCGCATAAATATCAATGTGACATTACCGGGACGATTGTTTAGGATGGCTCCCAGAAGGTCAATAGTTTGGCATAAAGTTAATAGCGAAAGAATCTAGCCAAATAATTGACATAGATCAGCGTCAAACATGTTTCACCACATTTATTTGAAAGTACGTCCAGACTGAATCGGCTAAGAACCATCAGGTCTATGGAAGTCAACTGAACGTGACACCCGGAGAGTCTTCAATGAGCAGTGTTGTTGCCATCGTCAAAAGCATTGTCGGTCAGGTATTCGTGGTGTCGCCGGAAGGCGTGCGCCGCGTGCTCGTTGAAGGCGACCGGCTGTTCGCCGGCGATCAGGTCGACACCGGCGTCGCCGGCGCGGTGTCCCTGGAGCTGGCCGACGGCCGCACCCTCGACCTGGGCCGCGACACGCAGTGGAGCGCCAACGCTCCGGACTCCAGCACCGACCTGGCCGAAGCCACCGCGCAAGCGGCCCCGTCCGTAGAAGAACTGCAGCAGGCCATCGCCGCCGGCGCCGACCCGACCACCGCCCTCGAAGCCACCGCCGCAGGCCCGAGTGCCGCAGGCTCGGGTGGTGCGGCCGGCGGCGGCCACAGTTTCGTGATGCTCGATGCGACCGCAGGCCGCGTCGATCCGACCATCGGCTTCCCGACCGCCGGCATCGGCGGCGCCGGCCAGGCCGCCCAGAACACCGCCGGCGGGCAAACCACCGACACCACCACCAACGCGCTGCGCGACTCGACCCTGACCCTCAGCGCCACGCCGACCATCACCGAAGCCGGCGGCGTGCTGGTGTACACCGCGACCCTGACCCAGGCGCCGTTGACCGACCTGACCGTCACCCTGTCCAACGGCTCGGTGATCGTGATCCCGGCCGGTTCCACCACCGGCTCCGTCAACGTGCCGCTGGCCCCGAACGACACCGTCTACAACGACCCCAAACAGATCGACGTGACCGTCACCGGCACCACCGGCGGCAACGGCATCACCGTGACCACGCCGACCACCCCGGCCACGACCCAGGTCACCGACACCATCGACACCACCACCGTCACCCTGACGGCCGGGCCGAGCGTCACCGAAGGCGGCCAGATCACCTACACCGCCACCCTGACCAACCCGGCGCAGACGCCGGTGACCGTCACCCTGTCCAACGGTTCGACCATCACCATCGGCGCCGGCCAGACCACCGGCAGCGTCAACGTGCCGACCGCGCCGAACGACGTCTACAACAACGGCAGCACCGTCACCACCACCATCACCGGCGCCACCGGCGGCAACTTCGAGAACCTGGTGCCGAACCCGGCGCCGGCCGTGACCACCATCGTCGACTCCAAAGACACCACCGGCCTGACCCTGACCGCCACCGGCAGCGTCACCGAGGGCGGCCAGATCAC from Pseudomonas ekonensis encodes the following:
- a CDS encoding HlyD family type I secretion periplasmic adaptor subunit, which translates into the protein MLLKSGVKESIRRYFKGSASLQGQPLPEVNKALIEDAPRVVRLTIWAIIGFFLFLLLWANFAVIDEVTKGDGKAIPSSKIQKIQNLEGGIVSELFVKEGQIVEAGAPLIRLDDTRFASNVGETEADRLSMLLRVERLSAEVEDRPLNFPEDVLKAVPGQAKSEESLYLSRRQQLHDEIGGLQEQLIQRQQELREFTSKQAQYRQQLGLQRQEINMSEPLVAQGAVSPVEVLRLKRAEVETRGQLDATTLAIPRAESAIKEVQRKIDETRGKFRSEALTQLNEARTDLNKAQATGKALEDRVSRTLVTSPVRGIVNKMLVNTIGGVIQPGSDLVEIVPLDDTLLVEAKIRPQDIAFLHPGQDATVKFTAYDYTIYGGLKAKLEQIGADTITDEDKKTTYYVIKLRTERSHLGTDEKPLLIIPGMVASVDIITGKKTVLSYLLKPIIRARAEALHER
- a CDS encoding type I secretion system permease/ATPase, with the translated sequence MESEVSRVQLSHDPRAMHDDPLLDGLLALCVLHQKPASAAMLTTGLPLPKQRLSVELLPRAAARAGLQGRVLQRKLEEIPAIAMPALLLLKDGRSAVLLGWQGDGQARVLLSESDGGESLVGRDLLADDYTGKVFFAQPQHKFDVNHGTLIPRARSWFRDTLKRSRWLYADAIAASLLINIIAMAAPLFVMNVYDRVVPNQAEATLWVLALGITGAYLFDLILKSLRSLCLDLAGKKTDLIISATLFERIVGMAMKYRPARVGSFAQNIHEFQSLRDFLASLTLTSVIDLPFTILIFIVIAILGGHLVWIPVLAFPIALAIGYALQKPLVATMERTMALGAERQSSLIETLAGLDAVKVNNAESERQYQWEQTIGTLSRLELRVKMLSGLAMNITLLIQQLAGVVMIVFGVYQIIAGNLSMGGLIACYMLSGRALSPLASLSGLLTRYQQARVTMTSVDQMMELPQERNFEERPLSRKVLQGAIECRQLNFTYPEQQNPALKGINLVIRPGEKIGIIGRSGSGKSSLAKLLVGLYQPDDGALLVDGVDIRQIDVSELRYNIGYVPQDIQLLAGTLRDNLISGARYVEDELVLQAAELAGVHEFARLHPKGYELQVGERGQNLSGGQRQNVALARALLLNPPILLLDEPTSAMDNTGEERLKQRLAAVIENKTVVLVTHRASLLSLVDRLLVVDRGQILADGPKAAVMEALKKGQISVA
- a CDS encoding TolC family outer membrane protein codes for the protein MRSHLFKALPFALAASFAQAQTLPQAMQQALDVHPEIQAGVNGRLAADYQLKAAKGGYLPKVDLLGGYGREGTDSVTTRANGGGNHWETLNRGESSLRLSQMVFDGFATSSEVGRQQATVNSRAYALLGTSERTALTVAQVYLDVLTRREFVRLAEENLKSHQRIYDQIQLRTQRGVGSGADLDQAEARMAQARNNLITEQTNLADAETNYLSAVGQMPDQLERPAPFMAMLPANLNEARAQMLENSPILRSAESDIAAAEKQYETAKSTFYPRFDAELGRTADNDLDGQNGHNNEWQAMLRMRFNLYSGGSNKADLESKAYLSNQALDIRNNALRQLNEELGLAWNALNNANAQVPIAQQYVDHSTAVRTAYQRQFSLGERTLLDLLDSENELFTASRRLAEIKNIQLFTQYRIKATMGELLKSQGVVAPMASVVQNDVKPKVQLPGMN